The Parabacteroides timonensis sequence CTTGTTTCTTCTTCCGCTTTCACTTCTTCTGCTGTCGGTTCTTCTTCCGGTGTGAAGTCGGTAATCTCGGCTCCGATCAGGATATTATACCATGTCAGCAATTTCTTAATATCGCTTGGATATACTCTTTCGCGGTCGAAATCAGGCAATACTTCTGCAAAATAGTTACGCAGTTCTTTGGTATCGGAAGGAACTGTTACTTTTGCTCCGTTTTCTTTATTTTTTACGCTGGTGAGTACTTCATGTAAAGGAACTTCCGTCTCGGTTGTATAAATAGCAATATCACCTAACGAGATTACTTTATCTTTTGCATACGCAGGTACTCTTTTCTTATCTGTCAGCGATTCGACAATCAGCATGTTCTTTCCGTGGGAAACCAATTTAAATAATCCCGGTTTTCCCGAAATAGACAAAATAGTCTTCAACATAATACTTCGTTTTCTAATAGTGTTAAACTTTAAAGCTGCAAATGTAGCATAACTATACGATTTAACCGTTACAATCGGAAAGAAAAATATGAAAGAGAATGTGAATTAAATCACTTATCCGGTTGCAGAAGTTCGGAGAGAGCTCAGAAATTTCTCGATCTGAGGCAATAACGCTTGTCGGTTGTCATTATGGATAACATAATCAGACCATTCCTTTTTTGTTTCATCCGGTAATTGGCTATTGATACGGTTTACGATATCTTCCCGGGAGGTGTTGTCGCGTTGTAAAGCTCGTTCGATACGAAGCCCCAGTGGCGCATATACCATAATGCTTTTATCTACCATTTTATTAAAGCCGGATTCAAAAAGAATTGCAGATTCTATCGCACAGAGTTCAGACGACTGGCTTTTTGCCCATTCCGTAAAATGGCGGTTTACTTCCGGATGTATTATGGCATTAACCTGCTTGAGATGTTCAGGATTTCCGAATATATGTGAAGCTAATAGCTTTTTATTCAATTCTTGTTCTGTATAAAGATCCTCACCGAATAAGTCTATCAACTGTTTTTTGATGATAGGGGATGTGGCTGTAAGTTTCTTACTTTCAGTATCTGCCACGTAGACAGGTATTCCGTATAAGTTGAATAAGGAAGCTACAACCGATTTGCCGCTTCCAATACCTCCGGTTATTCCAATTTTAATCATGAAGATTGTTTTGCTCCAGAATGAATTCTATTTTATCAGGAACAAGTGTCGCGGAACTTACCCAATCCGGTTTTTTTGTCAGGTGAATGGGAAGTGTTCCCGATGCGTTTTGTTCCAGA is a genomic window containing:
- the coaE gene encoding dephospho-CoA kinase (Dephospho-CoA kinase (CoaE) performs the final step in coenzyme A biosynthesis.), producing MIKIGITGGIGSGKSVVASLFNLYGIPVYVADTESKKLTATSPIIKKQLIDLFGEDLYTEQELNKKLLASHIFGNPEHLKQVNAIIHPEVNRHFTEWAKSQSSELCAIESAILFESGFNKMVDKSIMVYAPLGLRIERALQRDNTSREDIVNRINSQLPDETKKEWSDYVIHNDNRQALLPQIEKFLSSLRTSATG
- a CDS encoding DUF5606 family protein, translated to MLKTILSISGKPGLFKLVSHGKNMLIVESLTDKKRVPAYAKDKVISLGDIAIYTTETEVPLHEVLTSVKNKENGAKVTVPSDTKELRNYFAEVLPDFDRERVYPSDIKKLLTWYNILIGAEITDFTPEEEPTAEEVKAEEETSAEEKAE